The Streptomyces sp. NBC_00510 genomic interval GCGCCATGCCCAGGGAGTGCGGGCCGTTGGCCCCCTGGACGTCCGCGGTGAGCCAGCCGCTGTAGGTGCCGACGGGCAGCCGCGCCGTGCCGGTGCCGGACGCGTCGAGGTCGATCGTCGTGAAGAGGCCCTCGGCGGTGAGCATGACCCGGCCGGCCAGCGGCTTGCCCGACCGGTCCTTGGCGGTGACGGTCAGGGTCTGCCGCCGGCCTTCCTTGGCGGCGCCGATCAGCGTCTTGGCCCGGACCGTGCCGGTGCCGTCGGTGCCGGTGATCATGCCGCTGATCGACTGGTCGAGCGGCAGCCGGTCCAGGTCCGCGGTCAGGGAGACCGAGGCCGTGCCGTGCGCCGGGATGGTGACCTTGTCCTCGGAGAGCGTGAACAGCCCTGCCGGGGCCTTCGAGTCGATCGCCAGGTCCAGACTGACCGGTGCGTCGCCGGTGTTGGTGTACGTCACCTTCTGGACGTCGGTCTCACCGGCCTTCTGGGGCCAGGCGTGGAAGCCGGAGAAGGCGCTGACGGTCGCGAAGACCGAGGTGTGGACGGCCGCCGGCGCGTCCAGCCGGCCGGCACCGGCCTCGTACGGGGAGTACGCGGGGGTGGCCTTGGCGCTGCTGACCAGCGCCTCCTTCAACTGCGGGCCGGTCCAGTCCGGGTGGGCGGCGGCGAGCAGCGCGGCGGCACCGGCGACGTGCGGGGTCGCCATCGAGGTACCGCTCATCGTGGTGTAGTAGCCCGAGCCCCGCTTGTAGTGGGAGCGGGCCGCCAGGATGTCGACGCCGGGCGCGGTGATCTCCGGCTTCAGCCCGGCGTCGCCGTCACGCGGGCCGGTGCTGGAGAAGTCGGCGAGCCGGTCCGCGGAGTCCACGGCGCCGACGGTCAGCGCGGAGTCCGCGGCACCGGGGCTGCCGATGGTGTGCGGGCCGCTGTTGCCCGCCGCGATGACGAACAGCGCGCCGGTCTCGCGGCTGAGCCGGTCGACCGCCTGGCTCATGGGGTCGGTGTGGTCACCGCCGCCGCCCAGGCTCATGCTGATGATCCTGGCCTTCTGGTCCCGGGCGGCCCATTCCATGCCCGCGATGATCCAGGACTCCTGGCCGCTTCCCTCGCTGTTGAGCACCTTGCCGATGTCCAGGCGGACGCCGGGGGCGACGCCCCGCTCCTTGCCGTCGGAGGCGCTGCCGGTGCCGGCGATCGTCGAGGCGACGTGGGTGCCGTGGCCCTGGTAGTCGAGGGTGTCCTGCTCGTCCGGGATGAAGCTGGCGCTGGTGTCGATCCGGTCGACGAGGTCGGGGTGTTCGGCGTCGACTCCGGTGTCGAGCACCGCGACCTTGACGCCCTCGCCGGTGTTGCCCTCCGCCCAGACCTTGTCCGCGCCGATCTGGGCGGTCGAGTCGGCCAGGTCGGCCTTCACCTTGCCGTCGAGCCAGACCTTGGCGACACCGCCCGCGAAGGCCGGCTTCGCCGACCGGGCTGCCGCACCGGCGCCACCGGTCAGCGCCGACCAGAACGCCGGAGCCTGCTTGCGGTTCTGCGCGAGGGCCGCGCCCTGGATGCTGTCCAGCCGGTGGACGTCGCTGGAGCCCGCCATCTTCGGCAAGGTCCGGGACTTGGCCGCGGCGTCGGTGTAGCTCACGATGAGCGGCAGCCGGGAGGAGTGCGCGTCGTCGTAACCGTCGGCGATCAGCTGGGTCACGTTGAACAGCTGCTTGTCGAGCTTCCCGGTGCTGACGTAGGGCAGGACGGCGTCGGGGTACACGTAGGTGGCCCCGTCGACCACCGCCCGGTGGAAAGCGGTGGTGGTGCCGTTCGCGCCTTGGAAGGACCGGATGGTGGTGCCGTCGGCGGCGGTGCCGATCGTCACCTTGTCGCCGGTGATGAGGGTGACGGTGTGCGTGCCGCCGTTGCCGGGTGGCCGTTGTGCGGCGCCGGCGGCGGGCCCGCGACCGGCGGGGTCCGCGGATACGGCGGCCGTGGCCGGTATGACCCCGAGTGCCAGGGCGGCGACCACGCCGAGCGTGATCGCCCCGGACCTGGTCCGGGGGATGTGAACCGTGGGCAAGGAAACTCCTCAAGCCATGTGAAGAGTGGACGGCCATTGATCTTCGAGCCGCCCCCGCCCCCGCTCAAGGGCCCGGGGCGTCGCTCTTGTGCCATGGCACAGTTGTGTCATCACGAAGCCGCCCGAACGCCGCCGTGTGCCGACAAGACCCGCTATGACCGGGAGTTCGGGGACACGGCGTAACCAAGGTGCGGCCGGGACGTGCGCGCGGGCCGCATGGTGCGGTGCCGGATCTGCTGTGGGACGACGTCCAGGATTTCTTCGACCCCGACGTGATGGGGGCTCTGCCGGACGGCTGCGTGCCCGGCACCACGGCAGACGACTGGCAGGCGGTGTTCGATCTGGTCCGGTCGCGCGGATGGGCGTGGTCGTACGCGGAGGGGAGCGTCACCGGGCCCCTGCCCCGCGCTGCGGAGGCGCTGGCACGTCAGGAGGCCGCGGAGACAGCGACGTTGCAGGTCTCACCGGTCCCGGGCGTGCTGGCGATCTTCCGGGTGTTCTCGGCCGCCGAAGTCGGCTTCGACGTCGACCTCCGCGAGCTCCAGGGCCAAGGGGGCGTGGACGTCCTGTGCGCCTTCCTCCGCGCCGTCGGCCGCCGGCTCGGCAAGCCGGTGCTCATGTCCGCCGAGGGCGACGACGGGAACCCCGTGCTCGGGTTCGACCCCGAGGCCGGCCGCGTGGTGCTCCTGGCGGATCCGCACTCCGGCCGCTCCCTGACATGACCTCACCTACGGTGCCGGGGCTGCGCGTTGCCGCATCCAGACGGGCAACGGCGTCGCCCGTCACCAGTCGCGGGCGGCCTCCAGGAGCCGTTCGCGTACGGCGGTGACCGGCGCGCGGACGGGCGCGCCCGCCCGTCCGACCAGGAAGCCGGTGTTGATGGGCGGGTCCTCCGGCGTCAGCAACTCCACGAGCGCGCCGGACGCCAGCTCCGTCTCGCACAGGTAGCGGGGGAGCACCGTCGCACCTCCTCCCGCGACGACGGCGGCGAGCACCCCGCGCAGGTCCGGGACGACGACGGCGGGCCGGGCGGTCAGACGCGTACGGAAGACGTGGCGCCAGTAGCGGCGCAGGATGGGCAGGTCCTCGGCGTACGCCACCAGCGGGACCTCGCGCAGCGGGTCGGGGTCGTCGCAGGTGAGCCGCCCGATCCCGGCGGCCCATTCCGGCGTCGTCACCAGGACGAACTCCTCGTCCATCAGCGGGACGGCGGCCAGGGAGCGGCCCCGCGGCCGCACCGCCGACAGGACGAGGTCGAAGCGGCCGCCGTGCAGGCCCTCGAGCAGGTCCTCGGCGAGGCCGGTCGTGATGCGCAGCAGGACGCCCCGGGCCGCCAGCGGCGCGAGGACGGGCAGCGCCCGGACGGACACCATCTCCGCCGGCCCCGCCAGGTGCACCGGTTCCGGGGGCGCCTCCGGGTCCGGACGACCACGGCCGGCGACCTCGGCCAGCGCGTCCAGCGGCCCGGCGACCTGCCCGGCCAGTTCGTCGGCCACGGATGTGGCGGCCACGCCCCGCGGGAGCCGCTCGAAGAGCTGCCGGTCGAGCTGCTGCTCCAGCGCACGCACCTGCGCGGTCACGGTGGGCTGCGAGATGCGCAGCATCCGGGCGGCCGTCGTGAGGGAACCGGCCCGGTACACCGCGAGGAACGTGCGCAGCAGCCCCAGGTCCAGAGGCGCGCCGGGGGGCGGGGCGGCAGCCGTCCCGCCGTCGTCGGGGCGGGCTGCGTTCCCATCGGCATTCTGATGAGCCATGTCGAGGATCCTATTGGTTGGCCGATGGCTGTGCGACCTAGGGTCGGGAACGTTCCGCCGCCGGTCAACCGGCGGCCCCGCACATCCCGCCACGGCCGTACCTGGGCGGAGACCAGGAAGTACGCAGACATGGCAGAGATCCTTCTCGTGGTGACCGGCGCCGATCACCTGACGCTGGCCGATGGCACCGAGCACCCCACGGGCTTCTGGGCCGAAGAGCTCACGGCGCCCTACCGCGCCTTCACCGAGGCCGGCCACCGGGTGGCCGTGGCCACCCCCGGCGGCGTCGTCCCCACCGCCGACCCCGTCAGCCTCGCGCCCGAACTCAACGGCGGTCCGGCGGGCGCCGCCGCCGCGACCGCGGCCCTGCGGGCCGTCACCGCACTGCACACCCCGCTGGTTCTGGCGGACGTCGACCCGGCCCACTACGCCGCCGTCTTCTACGTGGGCGGCCACGGCCCGATGCAGGACCTCGCCGGGGACGCCGACTCCGCCCGGCTGCTGCGCACCGTCCTCGCGCAGGGCACCCCGCTGGCCGCGGTCTGCCACGGGGTGGCCGCCCTGCTCGCCGCCCGGGACTCCGACGGCGTGTCGCCGTTCGCCGGCTACCGCCTCACCGGCTTCAGCGCCGCCGAGGAGAAGCAGACCGGGCTGGCCGACCGGCTGGAATGGCTGCTCCAGGACCGGCTCGTCGCGCTCGGCGCCGACTACTCGGCGGGCGAGCCCTGGGCCCCGCACGTCGTCGTCGACCGCGGCCTGCACACCGGGCAGAACCCGGCGTCCTCCGCCGCGCTGGCCGCCGCAGTGCTGAAGACCCTCGGCTGACCGGCGCGCCCACCCACGGAAAGACCCACGGAAGTACCCACCTCATGCGAACACCTCCGGTGCTCCCGGTCACGGCGGACCCGGGCCGTGGCCTCGTCGCCGCCCTCGGTCTCGGCGCCATGGTCGTCTCGATGATGCAGACCCTGGTGGTGCCGGTCCTCGGCACCGTCCAGCGGGACCTGAACGCCTCGGCCGCCGACGTCAGCTGGCTCACCACCGCGACCCTGCTGTCGGCCGCCGTGTGCACACCCCTGCTCGGCAGGGCCGGCGACCAGTACGGAAGACGACCCGTCCTGCTCGGCGCACTTGCCCTCACCCTGATCGGCTCGGTCCTGGCCGCCCTCTCCGCGACACTGCCCCTGCTCATAGCGGGACGTGCCTTGCAGGGCGCGTCCACCGCGGTGTTCCCGCTGGCCCAGGCCGTGCTCCGCGACGAACTGCCCGCCAGGCGCCTGCCCGCGGCGATGGGCACGGTCAGCGGCACCCTCGCCTTCGGCAACGGCCTGGCGCTGGTGGGCGCCGGCCTCCTCACCACAGGACCCGCGCCCGACTACCACCGCGTCTTCTGGCTGGCGGCCGCGATGTCCGCGCTCAGCCTGGCAGCGGTCGCCGCCGTCGTCCCGCCGTCGCGCGTGACGACCGGCGGACGCCTCGACTGGCTCGGAGCGCTGGGCCTGGCCACGACGCTCGTCCTGCTGATGCTCCCGCTGTCCCGCGGCACGGTGTGGGGCTGGACCTCCGCGCCCACTCTGGGCTGCCTCGCTGCGGGCGCCCTGGCGGCGGCCGCCTGGATCCGGGTGGAGCGGGCCGCGGCCGATCCGCTGGTGGACGTGCGGATGCTCGTCCACCGGCCGGTGCTCTTCGCCAACCTGGCCGGGTTGCTGCTCGGATACGCCATGTTCTCGCAGTTCATCCTCGTCTCGGCGCTGGTGCAGATACCGCCCGCCGCCGGGTACGGCTTCGGGGCCTCCGTCCTGCGTGCCTCGGTCCAGTACCTCCTGCCGCCCGCGCTGGCCTCGCTTGCCGCCGCCCGGCTCGGCGGCCTCCTGGTACGCCGGACCGGACCGCGACGCACCCTGGCCATGGGCGCGGCGGTGGGCGCCGTCGGGTTCGCGCTGTCGGCGACCGCCCACGGCAGGGGCGCCCTGGTCGTCGGGGCCGCCGTGCTCGTGGGCGTCGCCATCGCCTTCGGCTTCACCGCGCTGCCCGCGGCCTTGCTCACCGCAGTGCCGCCGGAGCACACCGGGGCCGCCAACGGCGTCAACTCCGTCGCCCGTTCCGTGGGCAGTTCGCTGGCCGGCGCCCTGGTGGCCACCCTCGTGGCCGCCGGACCCCCGGGCCACGCACCCGCCGAGAGCCGCTTCACGCTCTGCTTCGCCCTGGCCGCAGGCGCGTTCGTTCTCGTTGCGGCGTTCGCCCGCTTCGGCATGACCACGCCCGGCGGCGGCATCGTCTCGCGCCACGACGCGCAGGAGGTGAGCACTGCCGGACCGGTCCGGCCCCTCACCCCCATTTCCACTCCCCCGGAGGGCACCCAGGTTGTCCCCGGACCAGAAAGGTGAACGACATGGCCACGATCCTCATCACCGGCGCCTCCGACGGGCTCGGCCGCGCCCTCGCGGAGGACCTCGCCGCCGACGGCGGGCACACCCTGCTGCTGCACGGCCGCGACCCCGATCGCCTCGCCGAGGTCGCCGCGGCCACCGGTGGCGAGCCCCACCGGGCCGACCTTTCCTCCCTCGCCGAAGTCCGGCGCCTGGCCGCCGGCATCGCCGCCCGGCACGACCGGCTGGACGTGCTCGTCAACAACGCCGGCATCGGCTTCCACGCGGAGGGCACCCGGCGGCAGACCTCCGCCGACGGACACGAACTACGCCTCGCCGTCAACTACCTGGCACCGATGATGCTGACCCGGGAACTCCTCCCCCTGCTCCACCGCGCGGCACCCTCCCGGATCGTGAACGTCGCCTCCATCGGCCAGCAGCCGCTCGACCTCGACGACCCCGAACTCACCCGCGACTACACCGACGTCGCCGCCTACTGCCGCTCCAAGCTGGCGCTCATCTGCCACGGCCTCGACCTCGCCGATGAACTCTCCGGCACCGGCATCACCGTCAACAGCGTGCACCCGGCGACCTTCATGCCCACCGCCATGTCCCGGCGCTCGGGGATGGACGTCGTCGACTCCCTGGAGCAGGGCGTCGCGGCCACGCGGCGCCTGGTCGACGCTCCCGCGCTGGCGGGCGTCACAGGGCGGTACTTCGAGGGCGAGAAGGAGGCCCGGGCGGCCGCCGAGGCCTACGACACGGAGTACCGCCGGCGCCTCGCCGCGGTGACCGCGTCGCTGCTCTGACCCGGTCGGTCGGTCGGTCGGCCTGCCGGTGCCGGTGCCGGGGTCGTCCGACCGGCAGGCGTGGTTTCGACCCCCGCCCCACGGGCACGCGCCGGTTGAGAGGCCGTGGAGGTGCCGAGATGAGCGCCGGAGAGAAAGCCAAGGCGAAGATGGAACAGGTCGTGGGGAAGACCGTGCGGAAGGCGGCCCACGCGGTGCACAAGGAAACGCTCGCGGCCAAGGGCGCCGCCCTCGAATCGCGCGGGAAGATGCGGGGCGCGAAGGAGAGGACCAAGGACGTCTTCAAGCACTGACGACCAGCCGTGACGAAGCCACCGGGCGGTGGCCGGGGCCCGGTCGTGCCGTCCGGCCATGTGTGGGAGGCTCGAAGCATGAATCCGGCGAACACGACGGGCGCCGGCGGCGGCACGGTGTACTACGGGGACCCGGACAGCGCCCATGACCTCCAGGTGTTCCTCGAACTGCGCGACCGGCCCAGCCACACCATGGCGGAGAGTCTGCTCGGCACCATGCGGCGGACCGCCGACGAGGGCGGCACGGTCCTGAAGTTCCACTTCGCGGCGGAGATCGACGACACGGTGGGCGGCATCGGCTCCCAGCGCGGCCTGGGCGCGCTCGCCGCGGCGAGCGACGCGGGGCAGAGGCAGTTCATCGACTACCTGTCGGTGCTCCTCGCCGAGCAGCCCTTCCCGCCCGTGAACGACCGCTTCTCCGAGACACCGGTGCTGCTCTCGCTGGCGAGCCGCGTCGAGGGACTGAGGTCCGCCGACTTCGACCGCAAGGTCACCGACGACACGTACCTGAGCTGGGCGGGGGACGCGGCCGGCGGCTTCGCTTCCTTCGGCGTCGTGGGGATGCCGGTCGTCTGGTACGACGACGAGGTCGTTCCCGTCGTGTCGTTCGAGGGCGGCTCCGCGATCACCCCGCAGCAGTTCCTGGACCGGCTCCCGCGCTGAGGCACGCCCGCCGCGTCAGGACGGCTCGGCGGGGTGCTCCGGATCAAGCGCGGCCGCAAGGAAACGTTCCCTGTCGACGACGGCACGGTCGATCTCGCCCGTCGCGACGAGCCGGCCCCAGTCGTCGACGGCCCGCACCCGGAAGGTGAGGCGCCGGCCGGTGGGGGAGGGCGGGGGCTCGGCGAAGACGTCGACCTTGCCGCCGACCGGTGTGGCGCGGACGTGCCGGATCCGCAGTGCCGTCCCCACCGTCGTCTGTCCCGCCGCCGTGAAGGGCGCCGCGGCGTGCACCGTCTCCGCCTCAAGCCAGGCGACGAGCTGCGGTGTGGACAGGACGGGTACGTCGCCGCTGCCCAACGTCGTCGCGGTGTCGGCATCGGTCACCTCGTAGCGCATGCCACCACGCTAGTACCGCCACCGCCCTGCTTCCCGGAAGCCACGTCCGAGCGGACCTCCAACTCGACGCCGGGGTGGGCGACTAGCGGCCCTCGGACCCCGCGGTGTCCAGCCACCGGGCGAGCACTGCCGCCTCGCTGTGGTCGACGTCCTTGGTGGCGGTGAGCAAGGTGACCTTGTCATGGGCGGCGAGGTCGCGCAGGTGCTCGACGGCCGGCCGGTGATCGGGGTCCTCCAGTTCGGCGATGTAGCGTTCGCGGAACTCGGGGAAGCGTTCCGTGTCGTGGTGGTACCAGTGACGGAGGTCGGCCGACGGTGCCACGTCGCGGAGCCACTCGTCGAGGTGCGCCCGCTCCTTGCTCACGCCCCGGGGCCACAGCCGGTCGACGAGGACGCGTTTGCCCTCCTGGGACGAGGCGTCCTCGTAGATCCTCCGGTAGCCGAACCGTCCGGCCATGGCCTCGTCACCTTCCCCGGTCGAGGTACCCCCCCGCGATCTTCACTCTATCGGCGGTGCGGCGCCGCGGCCCGTCCGGAAGGGCGGCGGCCACGGCCGGGCTCAGCCTGCCTGGTCCAGCTGCTGTTCCGACCAGATGATCTTCCCGAGTTCCGTCGGCCGGCTGCCCCAGCGGGAGGACAGCTGAGCCACCAGGAAGAGTCCGCGGCCGCCCTCGTCGAAGGTGCGCGCCCGGCGCAGGTGAGGGGCGGCGTTGCTCCCGTCGGTGACCTCGCAGATCAGGGAACGGTCCTTGATGAGCCGCAGGCGGATGGGGGCGCGTCCGTGCCGCAGGGCGTTGGTGACCAGCTCGCTGACGATGAGCTCGGTGGCGAACGCCCGGTCCTCCAGCCCCCAGGCGGCGAGTTTCGCGGTCGCCTCCTCGCGTACCGCCGCGACGGCGGAAGGATCGGCCGGTACGTCCCAGTGGGCGACGTCGGCCGCGCCCAGTGCGCGGGGGCGCGCGACCAGCAGCGCGGCGTCGTCGCTGCCGTCCCCGGGCAGCAGGGCGCCCATGATGTCGTCGCAGACCGCCGTGATCGAGGACGTGGCCGCGGCGAGGGACGTCTGCAGCCTGGCGATCCCCTCGTCGAGGTCCTGGTGCCGGGATTTGACCAGCCCGTCGGTGAACAGGACGAGCAGGCAGTCCTCGGGCAGGGTGACCTCGGCCGACTCGAACGGGAGCCCCCCGAGGCCCAGCGGAGGTCCCTCCGGGAGTTCCACCCGGCGGCTCGTGCCGTCCGGCAGCACCAGCAGCGGTTCCACGTGGGCGGCCCGGGCCATCCGGCACCGGCGCGAGACGGGGTCGTACACCGCGTAGAGGACCGACGCCCCGACCTCCGGATCGGGGGCGTTGGCCTCCGTCTCCTGGTCCAGCCGGTTCACGATGTCGTCGAGGCGGGTGAGCAGCTCCTCCGGCGGGAGGTCGATGTCGGCGAGGGTACGTACGACCGAGCGCAGGCGTCCCATCGTCGCGGCCGCACGCACCCCGTGCCCGACGACGTCGCCCATGACCAGGGCGACGCGTGCGCCGGACAGCGGGATCACGTCGAACCAGTCGCCGCCCACCCCCGCGGCGAGGTCGGCGGGCCGGTAGCCGTAGGCGGCGTCGACCGCGTTCTGGGCGGGTGGTTCCCTGGGCAGCAGGCTCTGCTGCAGCGTCAGGGCGGTACTGTGCTCGCGCTGGAAATTGCGGGCGTTGTCGACGGAGATGGCGGTCGTGGCGGCCAGTTCCTCGGCGAGCAGCAGGTCGTCGGAGTCGAACGCCGCCCCGCGGCGCAGGAACGTCACCACCCCCAGGGTGCCGCCCCGGGCCGTCAGCGGCACGCAGATGGCCCCTCCGCGCGCGTCCCGGTCGAAGCCGCCCTCCCGCCCGGCCCAGGCCGCGGCCTCGTGCGGCAGGTCGACCCGTACGGCTCTGCGCTCGGACAGGGCGCGACCGGGCAGGGACCGGCGGTCCACCACGTGCCAGGAGGGTGAGGCCGGGGGCAGCGCGCGGCCGCTCGCCGCCACGAGCCGGACCTCCACCGGGTCGCGCGAGGCGGCACCGCCGGCTCCGAGCGCCCGAGGCAGCAGATGCACCATGGCGACGTCGGCGAGGTCGGGCACCGCGAGCTCGGTGAGCTCCTGGGCCGTGCTTCCCACGTCGAGGGAGAGCCCGATGCTGCGGCGGGCGTCGTTGAGGAGGATCAGGCGCCGGCGGGCCCAGAATTCCGCGGAGTTGTCGCGTGCCATGGAGCACAGGCCCACCACGGTGCCGTCCTCGTCCCGGAGAGGGTCGATGTGGAGGGCCCATTCATGGGGCCGCTTCTCCCCGGGCACCTGCTCGTGGGTGACGACGTACTGTGTCGTTCCGGTGTCGCGGGCGCGGCGGAGCGCTTCCTCGACGGCGTAGTGCTGGCTGTCGGGGGTGAGGATCTCCGTGAGCCGGCGTCCCCGCATGCGGTCGACGTCGGCGTTGAACAGCCGGCAGGTGCGTTCGTTCGCCCACAGCAGGCGCAGTCCTGGTGACCACACGACGATGGCGGCGGACGACTGGGACCAAGCCCGCTCCACCATGCCGCCGCCGCCGCCGCCGCCGCCGCCGCTGTCGTCGTCCGCCGCCGGACCGGACGGCCCGCTGACGAACCAGACGGTGGACCTGCCGTCCGCGGACGCCGGCCGGATCAGCACGTCCACCTCCACGGGACGGCCCGCCTTGTCCCGGAGCACGGCCCGGTTCTCCCAGCGGCGGCCGGTCAGGCCGATCGCCAGGGCCTGGCGCGCGTCGTCGTCGGCGAGGTCCAGTGCGGGCCGGCCGATCACCTCGTCCCTGCGGTAGCCGAGGATGCTCTCGGCCCCCGCGCTCCATCCGTCGACGCGGCCCTCGGGGTCGACGGAGATGACCGCCCCTCGGTGCGCTTCCGGACTCCGGTGTGTGCCCCCCGATTCCGCTGCGTGCATATGGGGATCGTCTCGTCCATGGCCATGGGCGAGCAGGCTCGCCTCCTCAGAGGGAGAACCGCTGTGATGGGCGGCAGATTCCCCTGTGCTCGTGACGGGCCCGGGGCCGGGTCTGAGGTCAGGCCTGGCCCGCGGCGGTACGGGTGTCGCCGTGGGCCTCCTCGATGCGCCGGGCGGCCTCCTCGGCGGAGGCGCCGGTCAGCAGCATCACGATGGCCGTCTTGGCGTGGCCGCCCGCGGCGCTCAGGGCCTCGGCGGCGATGTCGGGGTCGGCGCCGGTGGCCTGCACGACCATGCGCCGGGCGCGGTCGACGAGCTTGTTGTTGGTGGCGCGCACGTCGACCATGAGGTTCCCGTAGACCTTGCCGAGGCGGACCATCGCGGCGGTGGAGAGCATGTTGCAGACCATCTTCTCCGCGGTGCCGCCCTTGAGCCGGGTGGAGCCGGTGAGGATCTCCGGGCCGGTGGGCACCTCGATCGGAACGTCGGCGTAGCGGCTGACGAGGGCGTCGCGGTTGCAGGCCACGGAGACGGTGACGGCGCCCCGCGTCGCGGCGTGCTTGAGGCCGCCGATGACGTACGGGGTGCGGCCGCTCGCGGCGAGGCCGACGACGGTGTCCCGGTCGCCGACGCCGATCTCGTCCAGGTCGGCGATCGCCCTGGCGGGCTCGTCCTCGGCACCCTCGACGGCGACGATGAACGCGCCGGGGCCGCCGGAGAGCAGGCCCACGACCTGCTCGGGCGCGGTGCCGAAGGTCGGCGGGCACTCGACGGCGTCGAGCAGGCCGATGCGGCCGCTGGTGCCGGCGCCGAGGTAGATCAGGCGGCCGCCGCGGCGCAGGGACTCGGTGATGGCCTCGACGGCGGTGCCGATCTCGGGGAGGGCCTCGCGGACGGCGAGGGCGACGGTCTGGTCCTCGGCGTTCATCACGGACAGGAGTTCGGAGACCGGCATCCGGTCCAGTTCGGCGGTCCGCTCGTTGCGGGTCTCGGTGCCGAGTGTGCTGAGGTCCACGGCGCGGTCGTCCTTTCGGTGGTGCTGGTGGTGCCGGGGTGTGGTGCGGGGCCGGCGGTCAGTCGTCCGCCGGGGTGCGGCGCTGGGGCTGCGGGCGCCTGCGGCGTTGCACGGCCCCGTAGGTCTTCTGCAGCGCCGCGGTCGTGGCGTCGTAGGAGCGCTGGGCGACGCCGACGAACAGGCAGTCGATCACAGCGAGTTGGGCGATCCGGCTGACGGTCGCGCCGGACCGGAAGGGGGTCTCGCGGGCGCAGGTGGCGAGCACCAGGTCGGCGCCGTCGGCGAGGGTGGAGCCCGGGACGTTGGTGAGGGCGATGGTGGTGGCGCCGCGTTCGGCGGCCGCCTGGAGGGGCTCGACGGTGTCCTCGGTCTCCCCGGAGTGGGAGATGGCCAGGGCCACGTCGCCGGGGCCGAGCAGGGCGGCGGCGGTCAGGGCCGCGTGGCGGTCGGTCCAGATGAACGCCATGTGGCCGATGCGGTGCAGCTTCTGGTGCAGGTCCTGGCCGACGAAGGCGCTGGCGCCGATGCCGAAGATGTCCACGCGCCGGGCGCCCGCGACGGCGTCGACGGCGCGGCCGAGCGCTTCGATGTCCAGTCCGGCCCCGGAGTCCTCCAGGGCGCGGACCTCGTTGTAGACGATCTTGTGGACGATCTGTTCGAGGGTGTCGGTGGCGCTGATGTCGGTGCCCGGGGTCGGGCGCTCGCCGCCGAGCGCGTGCTCGCGGGCTGCGGCCGCGGCCAGCGCCAGCCGCAGTTGCGGGTAGTTGCCCAGTTTCATCGTCCGGCAGAACCGCATGACCGTGGCGACCGAGGTGGTGGCCCGTTCGGCGAGGGCGCTGATGGACAGCTCCGCCGCCTGTGCCGGATCGGCCAGGACGGCCTCGGCCACCCGTCGCTCGGAGGGCGCCAGGCCGGGCAGGGCCGCGCGGATGCGCGCCAGGGTGTCGCCGCCGGTGGCGGACTCCTGGGCCGGCTGCGCGGAGGTGCGGGTCGGGTCCTGGGAGGCCATGGATGGGTTCCCTCCTGAGTGGGTGGCGTCAGCGTAACCACGCCCCGTCGATCGCGTCAAAAATTTACGTGATGCATTTCGTAAAGTTACTTATTGACATACGGACGTCTGCCTTCCGATACTCGCTGCACCGCGATCCGCGCCGGTCACCACCCACCGTGACCACCCGACGTGCCGGATCCCGTACGACACAAGGGCGTGCCGCATGACAGCAGCAGTGGCTGTGGACCTGGGGAAGACGGGCTGCCGTGCCGTGCTCACCGGCACGGACGGCACCGTCGGTCCCGTCCACGAGGTTCCGGGGGCCCCGGGAC includes:
- a CDS encoding MurR/RpiR family transcriptional regulator encodes the protein MASQDPTRTSAQPAQESATGGDTLARIRAALPGLAPSERRVAEAVLADPAQAAELSISALAERATTSVATVMRFCRTMKLGNYPQLRLALAAAAAREHALGGERPTPGTDISATDTLEQIVHKIVYNEVRALEDSGAGLDIEALGRAVDAVAGARRVDIFGIGASAFVGQDLHQKLHRIGHMAFIWTDRHAALTAAALLGPGDVALAISHSGETEDTVEPLQAAAERGATTIALTNVPGSTLADGADLVLATCARETPFRSGATVSRIAQLAVIDCLFVGVAQRSYDATTAALQKTYGAVQRRRRPQPQRRTPADD
- a CDS encoding SDR family NAD(P)-dependent oxidoreductase, giving the protein MATILITGASDGLGRALAEDLAADGGHTLLLHGRDPDRLAEVAAATGGEPHRADLSSLAEVRRLAAGIAARHDRLDVLVNNAGIGFHAEGTRRQTSADGHELRLAVNYLAPMMLTRELLPLLHRAAPSRIVNVASIGQQPLDLDDPELTRDYTDVAAYCRSKLALICHGLDLADELSGTGITVNSVHPATFMPTAMSRRSGMDVVDSLEQGVAATRRLVDAPALAGVTGRYFEGEKEARAAAEAYDTEYRRRLAAVTASLL
- a CDS encoding thioesterase — protein: MRYEVTDADTATTLGSGDVPVLSTPQLVAWLEAETVHAAAPFTAAGQTTVGTALRIRHVRATPVGGKVDVFAEPPPSPTGRRLTFRVRAVDDWGRLVATGEIDRAVVDRERFLAAALDPEHPAEPS
- a CDS encoding SpoIIE family protein phosphatase, whose protein sequence is MHAAESGGTHRSPEAHRGAVISVDPEGRVDGWSAGAESILGYRRDEVIGRPALDLADDDARQALAIGLTGRRWENRAVLRDKAGRPVEVDVLIRPASADGRSTVWFVSGPSGPAADDDSGGGGGGGGGMVERAWSQSSAAIVVWSPGLRLLWANERTCRLFNADVDRMRGRRLTEILTPDSQHYAVEEALRRARDTGTTQYVVTHEQVPGEKRPHEWALHIDPLRDEDGTVVGLCSMARDNSAEFWARRRLILLNDARRSIGLSLDVGSTAQELTELAVPDLADVAMVHLLPRALGAGGAASRDPVEVRLVAASGRALPPASPSWHVVDRRSLPGRALSERRAVRVDLPHEAAAWAGREGGFDRDARGGAICVPLTARGGTLGVVTFLRRGAAFDSDDLLLAEELAATTAISVDNARNFQREHSTALTLQQSLLPREPPAQNAVDAAYGYRPADLAAGVGGDWFDVIPLSGARVALVMGDVVGHGVRAAATMGRLRSVVRTLADIDLPPEELLTRLDDIVNRLDQETEANAPDPEVGASVLYAVYDPVSRRCRMARAAHVEPLLVLPDGTSRRVELPEGPPLGLGGLPFESAEVTLPEDCLLVLFTDGLVKSRHQDLDEGIARLQTSLAAATSSITAVCDDIMGALLPGDGSDDAALLVARPRALGAADVAHWDVPADPSAVAAVREEATAKLAAWGLEDRAFATELIVSELVTNALRHGRAPIRLRLIKDRSLICEVTDGSNAAPHLRRARTFDEGGRGLFLVAQLSSRWGSRPTELGKIIWSEQQLDQAG
- a CDS encoding DUF488 family protein; amino-acid sequence: MAGRFGYRRIYEDASSQEGKRVLVDRLWPRGVSKERAHLDEWLRDVAPSADLRHWYHHDTERFPEFRERYIAELEDPDHRPAVEHLRDLAAHDKVTLLTATKDVDHSEAAVLARWLDTAGSEGR
- the murQ gene encoding N-acetylmuramic acid 6-phosphate etherase, whose protein sequence is MDLSTLGTETRNERTAELDRMPVSELLSVMNAEDQTVALAVREALPEIGTAVEAITESLRRGGRLIYLGAGTSGRIGLLDAVECPPTFGTAPEQVVGLLSGGPGAFIVAVEGAEDEPARAIADLDEIGVGDRDTVVGLAASGRTPYVIGGLKHAATRGAVTVSVACNRDALVSRYADVPIEVPTGPEILTGSTRLKGGTAEKMVCNMLSTAAMVRLGKVYGNLMVDVRATNNKLVDRARRMVVQATGADPDIAAEALSAAGGHAKTAIVMLLTGASAEEAARRIEEAHGDTRTAAGQA